Genomic window (Muntiacus reevesi chromosome 6, mMunRee1.1, whole genome shotgun sequence):
TTGGAAGGCTATTTAAACAGATGAAGGCCTAAATTGTCTTGCTTGTATCTGAATTAATTTCTCATTCATCATCATTATGAAGTGATTGGTCTATTCAAGCTCTTCAGCCTGCTGGAACGGAGAGGGATTTAAATGAGATTGTAACACAATTTAAATGCTTGCCGACTTTAACGAGGCCAATTGAGCAGCtgcaataaatacaaatatttttctaaacagccttgttttaaataattacttaatgctttcatgttatttttaagtGGCAATCTTTCTCCTGCTCCTGCTCAGAATATCACGCACTTATTTGCTGAGAAGGCGATTTTGGAAAGGACTTTGTGTTTCTATTTGCTTTGTAGATGGTAGCTTGCGTTTTGTAGTCAGATTTTCCCCTTCTCGGGGTTAACATTTTGGGGTCCACAAACTGGCATAAATGGTGAGCTGGGCCTTGGTTTCACCCTAATGCACTGACGTGTCTGCCCCCCCAGAGCCAGGGAAGAACTGAGCGATGGAAGAATTTTTCCGTTTGAATCCAGTCACTTATCCAGACTTATGTTAGCTGGGTCTTGCAAACGAATCCGTGCGACTGCACTGACAAATGACACCCCAAAGGGTGACCTCGTTTCTGACTTATCCTGATAACCATCATCATCTTGAACAAATCAGAATTCCAGCGTACCTGAAAGGTGTCCCACAGGAAGTTCAGTCTGCCAACAGTTTGGTTCCCGTGCAAGTAGAGTGGAGTGAATGGAGGCCGGCTGATGATTTCTTTGTTAAGGAACAGGCCCAGAAAGAGAACCTAGCCACAAGGATTGGGGTGGGGGGCCGAGTAATTAGAAGAAAATCGCCATTTTGGGGCCCAACCTCCTTTTCCTGTACCCACTCACTGACACTATTCCATCACTCCGGGTGAGGCTGCTTAGAGAGGACGCTAGGAAAGCAAAGCTCTTTCCACTAGGAGAATGCCATCCGCTGGTCATCCCCGACAACTGTCCGCCCGTGACACCCACGCCCTTCCGCCGACATATGGCTGCGGGTGTCTCCTCGATTGGGGAATAATGGAAGCAACCGAGCGGGAAAAGCCCGGGGAACAAAAGAATCTTTTAAACTTTCAGGAACGTGctaggctgggggtggggagacacgCGACTGGGGCGGGGACCTAAGCTCCCGACCTTCTAGGGCCGTTTCCCCCTGGGAGGCCTGGGCTGAGAGGGCGCATTCTGAATcacctctctctgcctggaatgggGGCAGAGGGACTCGATGTGTGGAATGTGCAGCTGCGGGTTTCCCGGTTGGGAAAGCAGGGCCGACATAGTCACTAGAAAAATCATTGGTGGGGCAGACAGCACTGGGGTATGCAATCAAACTGCaggccaaggggaaaaaaaaaatgcggaCAAGGGTGGAGAAACCAAGTGATTTGCTATGTAACCGGGCAATTTAATGCCAGAGTTAGAGAGCTGCTGGCCGGAATCATTTCGTCTTCGGAGGCTCTGCCGAGCTCATCCTCTTTATCCTGTTGTTTAAAATGAACATTATCCCAAACATATGCAATGCAATCAGTTTGGTCACACTTACAAGAACACGCTTTAATAAGGCAATCAATCACTCGCTAACTAGACGGCGACGGCCTGCGCTGAGCGCGCACTCCGGCTGCGGAATGGCTATTCTTCCCTGGCCAAAAGGACCGCGGCTGAGCGCACGTCTGCGCTCTCAGGCCCCGCTGGGTCCCCGACTATATTGAGGAACATAGGAAAACTGTGAGTCGGATGTGAGCTGTCAGACCTAACGAGGGTAACCGTGGACTCTGGGCCCCAAAGAGGCCTAAGGTATGGAAGAGGAAGCTGCCGAAGCTGGGAGCTCCTAGCTACATGAGTCACTAATACCTGTGTGTGGCCAGAGCCGCCGTTTTTCCACCTGCAAAATGGGACTGAGACGGAGGGAAACTAAGTAGAGACGGTcggaaaagtgaaaaatgaaaacaataataccATGTCAGCCCTCTTGATTGGACTAgccttctcattttacaggtaaagagACGGAGGCTGCGGAGGACGCAGTGCCTTTAAGATCAtctccaccccagcccccactACAACGACCGCCAACTAATTGGGCCAGATGCTGCTTCCGGTGCAGGTGGGAAAAGTCTAATTTTAGGTGCGGGGGTCTGCGAAGGAGTGTGAGTAGTGCGTGCCTAGCGCCAAACCGCCAACCTTGGCAAAAGGGAAATTTCATTATGAAGTAATGAGTAATTCCTCCTGGCAAGATGTATTGTTATATCTTCCACTTCAATTTGGAGGAAGAGAGGCTCAATTACCCAGAAAATACAGTCAATTAAAGGCTGCTGATTGGACACGAGGCCGGGATCATCGATCTTGTACtttccaatatcactgcagacaCCTCATTTTCCCTCCCTATTAACTGAAAATACGCCTGGCATTACGGCAGCCCGCAGCCCATTTACCTGTCGCAAGCAATCTTGGCCCAACACGACGTAACCCAGAAATTTGCCAGGTTTGGCACCAGGAGCTTCCCAACTGCAGAGGGAGCTGTGCAGGGCCAGGGGGGAGGCTGAGTGGCAGATAGGATGCTGGAAACCTCAGCACAACGATTTGTTTGGGAGGGTGGGGAGTACTGTGTTGGAGAGGGTTTGCTCTAAAGCCTCAGGAGGGATGAAGGCTGATTAAGGAGACCCCCGCCTGCCCATGAGTACAGGGGCAGAGGACCCTTGAACCCATACAGTGCTGGGCTCCCAGCCTGCTGAGGACACCCATCTCCCTCCTGCTTGAGCATGACTTCAGAGGCAGCCACAGTGGCTCTCCTACAGAGACAGAGAACAACAACGAGGTGGCCATTCAGGACTGTCTGTCCCTTTGCCCTGACCAGCCTAGAATTGCATCCTTGGAGATGACTTCCAGTCTGAAGAGGATTCAAACCCTCTCTTCTCAACTCAGGagtcctccctcctctcccttcaCTATAAGATGCAGATTCAGCATGACCAGCAAATCCAGCTCTCTGCAGCACTCCACCTCTACTCCCACCACCCCATTTGTCTCCACCTTGGGTTGGGGTAGAGATAGGATTACAGAGACCAGAGTCCAGGACCCCCTTTCCTCAAAGGGTTGGAGCAGATGGGAAGGACTCATGAGGGTGAGTCCCCGTGGGATCAGCGCTCTGCTGAACCAGTTGATCTAAGTCTCCTAGTGTGcacaaaattaaggaaatatgCACCCCACAGCAGCTCCTCCTTCTCCACCTCTGTGAAATGTCCATTTGGAGACTGCCAATGCCAAATGGAGGCTTGGGAGACTGTCTGTGTGTCCCTCTTTTGACTCTTTCCCTACCCAAGGCTATAGTAGAACTAGTAATGCAAAAGGAGTTAACAAACTGCCTGCTaccaaaaaaacttaaaatgctAAAGTGAGAATCATATCCAGCTTTATTGCAATATGGTCAACAAATTGTAACAGCAAATTCTTTGGGCTTCAAAGGAAAACCAAATCAAACTCATTCCCTACAGGAAGAACCACTCCCTCCCAGTCAGGGTGAAACTTGCCTTTGTGGGGGTATAAGTTCTCCTATCCCTCAAAAACTGGCTGCAAGAATGActacagatgtgagagcttgGGAGTGGTCCCCAAAcaagccctggaggaggggagagataAAGTACCCAGAAGCAGCAGAAGGCTCCCGCTAGTATTCTGAAAGTCAAGCCCCATGGCAGCTTGGGAGGCAGATGGGTGTGAAATGCCAAATGCAAAGAGAAGGGCCAGAAAGCGCctagtgaatgaaagaaaaaggctGGAAACAGCCCCTAATTTGCCACCAGATATGGAGGGAGGGAGATGAGGTTCCTGCTCCCTAAGCTCTTCCCTGGGCGCCTTGTTAACACCTCAGCTCTGGGCTCCATGGCCAGCCAGCGGCATGGTAATCATTATCAtacattcaacattcaaaaaccctCCTCACACACATGACTTGCTAATCAGGGTGTGTGCTGGGCCCAGGGAGAAGAGGCTTGGGAGAAGTTGCCAGGGGACCCAAGGCTATCTGCAGCTTCCCTGCCCACAGTACACAAAAAGTGAGGGTGGAGATGAAGTTACAAGTGGAGAAGAAGCCAGGAGAGAGCAAAGAGATCAGGTGCTGGTAGATGGCAGAATCAGAAAATATCCTGTAACTGAGGCTCCAGGGGGGCCAGAGAGCCCCCTGCTTCTTTGGGAGGGTAGTAAAtcatctccctctctcccctagATGGCTGGTGCATCGTCATCCACAAGCCCCTTGCCATGCCTTGGAAAAGCTGGCAAAGATTAATCTCTACCTGCTCTGCATACACAGCATTTTGTTCAGAGAGAGCAATTTCCCTTTCCATCGCATGGGCTTGGCCTTTGCGAGGGGGAGGGGTCCGGGTGAGAAAAgggttgggggttgggggctGAGGGGCTTGATATtggttgctgttgctgctaagtttgTTAAGCTTTGGAGCCACGGcctcaagccctggtcagggcaGTGGGTCGGGTGAAGAATGGCAAAGAGGGGCCGACCCAGAGGAAGGTCTTTCAGGCTCGGCCTCCCCAACCCCACTCCTGCTCCCCAAACGTGCCAGCCAGGACCCCTTCCCAGGCATTTCGATGCTCGCTGCTCAAAACCAAGTCCCGCTGGTCCTCGGTGGCCCTCTTCTTTCCCCTCGGTGCCCCTGGGGCGGGGAGGGATGCTGTCTGAGTCCCCGAGGGGTCCCCACGGGCGTCCTGGAGCCGGCTGCCCGCGGGCGGCCCCTTATCTGGTGAGGGGCACCTCCTCCCTCTGGTCCAGCGCCACGGAGGAGGCCTTGCTGAGCACCGACGGCGCGAAGGTGAGGAAGGAGTCCGAGCGGGAGGTGGAGGCACAGGTGAAGtccgaggcggcggcggcggcggcgcggggcgcCAGCCCGTTGGCCGGGCCGCCGTGGCAGGCGAGGCAGGAGCAGGGGCCGCCGGCCGCGGTGCCCAGTCCGTGCGCCGGGCCCGGGTAGAGCGGCGGGTGGCGGAAGGCGCACAGCAGTTCGGGCCGCGGGTAGGGCTGCGAGAGCACGCGGAAGGTGTCCAGCGGGCGCAGCGGGCCGCTGAAAGGCGAGGCGGCGGCGGACGCGGCGGACGCGGCGCCCAGACCCACCGGCGAGTAGTAGGGCAGGGGCAGGTGCGACGGGAAGGGGTAGGGCAGGCCGCCCGCGGCCGCCGCGTGGCTCATCATGTACGTGTAGAAGGCGGGGTCGGCCGGGTGCGGCCACGTCATGGCTAGCCGCTGCCGCTTGTCCTTCATGCGCCTGTTCTGGAACCACACCTGGCGGGCGGGGAGGAGAGGAGCGGGTTCGGCGGCCGCTCGGCCCGGTGCGCAGAACCCATGAGTCCGTCCCACCGCGGCCGACGGTGCGGGTAGCACAGGGAAGAGCCGAAGAGCAGCTTCTCTGGGCGCGGGCAGatcccaccaccacccctttGGATCTGGAATCCCTCCCAGACAGGCTCTCTGCCTCCGCCCCTCAGCCCGCGCTGCCCGGACGCCCGAACCCAGTGTGGGTGGGAAAGTAGTGGGCAACTAAGAACTCCGCAGGCCGCGGTCCCCTCAAAATGCGTCCCATTCCTGAGGCTCTCCCTGGAAGCGCTTCCTTGACACCTGCCGGGCACTTCATCCCCGCTGTTTATTTGGCCACGAAAGAGACAGTCTCCCTTAGGGGCAAATCTGCATGCACCTGGCTCCTGCACCCGGCTTAGGCATTCCCGGCCTAGCTGCCCTGTAAAGACACTCCAGGCCCTACTTCCTGGTTCATGATTTAGGAAGTGGGAAGGTGGTATTTACTTCCTCCGGGCGGGGcgcatcccccctccctcctccctgtggCTCATACCTTGATTGTGGTTTCCGGCAGGTTTAGGGCAGCCGCCAGCTCACATCTGCGAGGCCTGGATACATAGTTCTCCCTGTAGAATTCCTTCTCCAGTCGTGCAATCTGCTCCCGGGTGAAGGCAGTACGGTACCGTCGCATCTGGTCACTAGCACTGCAGGCCAGGGTGCCCTGGGAGCCACCGCTGCCATTGCTTTTGGAGGTCTCGCTGCTGCCATTGGGACTGCTGGCCAGTGCCTCAGAGCCAGGCCCTGTTCGGGGAGCCCAGAGTATAtgcacacacagaacacacaaCAGATACAGACGCTGTTGATGTGGGGCTGTAGGTCCTGGTTGATGTGTGTGGAGGGGGTGATGGAAAGGGACATCCCCCCTCTTCTCAATAGCCTCAGACTCTACCTCTGCTGGGCTGGCAGGGACTTTGAGAACCCAGGAATGGAGGACAGAGGCTCACCATTCAGATGAGCACATAGCGGCCATTAGGCCTGGCCGGGCTGCTGTTTTGGAGGCCTCTGTGTTAGGCCTGCTGGGTACAAAAGTCCCAGGTGCCCCAGCCACCTGCCTTGGGGCCCTAGACAGATGCAGCCACTCTGAACTTTCTGCCCATGGTTGACAGGAGTGGGCAAGGATACACGTATCTGACAGTCAAGTGAGTTGAGATGCCCCTTTGTGCTGGAGTGTTGCGAACTTGGGTCCTGGTGCATTGTTGGATGTTGGGCAGTGACTGAGTTTCCTTGCTTTGTGCGCCAGATGGCTGGTGCAGGTGTGGGAATGTGCACTAGGCTGTGTGTGCTGTGGGCATGgcccaggagtgtgtgtgtgagtgtcctATTGCCTGACTATGTATGAATGGAGTATGGGTTACTCTGAGGGCATGCTGTGGGTAGTCTGGATTGAGTGGATTAGATGGCAATGGGTGGATGTGGGTTTTCAGCAAGGTGTTGGCTGCCAAGGCCAGGGGGTGGGTTTTCTtccacaccaggctcttctctcccacCGACACAGCTTTGTGGAAGAGTGTCTGCTGGTGGGCTCTTCCTCCTAGCTTTCCACCCCTCTCAGGGAGACTTCCTGATCATTCACCCCACCTCCTCACTAGCCCCTGGCCAGGGAGGGGTTCTCCAGTTATAGCAGTGACACAcagccaccaccccccaccccaatttgAGCCGAAACGCAGGGAAGGGTGGGGCTCCTGCCCCCTGCCGCTCTTTTCCTTTGGGTGGAGGAGTGGGACTAGGAAGGAAAGGTGAATGGGGGGAGGGCCAGAGCACTGCCTTTTCAAATGCAACCGGAGACCAAAGGCAATTAGACCATTGGGACCATTTCCGACCTGGCGCCACCGAGCCCGGGAAGTGACAAGGTAATTTGGACCTCTGACCGACGTGCAAACTGGTCGGAGGGCCGCAGCAGCCAGTCGGCCCTAGTCGGTCGCGATTTTACGGTCCTTTATGGACTCCGCTTCCGCGCCTGGATGCGCCCTACACCCTGCTAGCCACAAACTGCCTGGACCCTCGTTTGATCTCGCCCACGCCGGGAGAAAGTGTCTTCCCCGCGCAGCTGAAGCAGTGCCACAAAGCTCTAGGGTGTTGGGGTGCACTCTGAATCCCCCTCAAGCCCAGGGCTTGcgtctccctccttcccccaaagCACAGCTGTCACCCTCAGTCCCGCCAATGCCAGAGCAGAGAAGGAGACCCCCGCCAGGGCGCAGATAGCGGGGGATGAGTTGTTCAGGTGGGTTCCCCCAGCCACCCCGCCCTGGGGTAAAGGAGTGTCTTCCTCTCCTCTAGAGCTGAAGTGGAAGGTGGGCGCGGTAGGAGGCCGGGGGAGAGAAGGGGCGCGGTGGCTACCTTTGCTGTGCTGGTATTCGGCGTTCCCCGTGGCGCAGTCCGGGGTGCAGCTCACCTCGATTTCTTCATAGAAATCCGACTCGGTGTCTGAGCTGCTGGGTTGCCCCTGGCCAGAGAGACTGTCGGCGGAGGCAGCCGGAGGTCCGGGGCCGAGCACCGCGGCCCCGCCTGCCCGCGACTCGGCGCCCGGCCCCGCAGCGCAGCCTGCTAATCCGTCGACCGGCTCCTCCTCCAGGCCTCCCCCGCCGCGCTCCCGGGTGGCCGGAGGACCGGCCCGCGGGCTCAGGCAACCACGGGGCACCATCTTCTCGGGCGGCTCGGGCAGCGGGCTGCCCACGGCTTCGGACAAATTGGAGACCCTCTTGCCAACCAGAGTGCCAAGCTGACCCCCATCCAGAAACATAACCATGTCCTTTCGGCTCTCCATCCCGGACTCtcggaggggggagggggaaagcCCCAAGTGAGCTCCTAGCCCCCCGGCTCCCTGGGTCCCCAGCGGTCCGACAGATCTTGGTtgtgggagggagaaagaggcCAGGCGACTGGGCGGGCGCGGAGCGGCCGGAACGCGGTGTCGACGgtgacggcggcggcggcggtggggaGCTGGGGTCACCTTGTGATGCTAGCGCTCCTCTGTGCCGCACCGCCTCTGGGAGGAAGCCCCATTGCCCTCTTCTTTCTAAGCTGTCATCCTCCTGCTGCAGTCGTCATTACAGTACCGCTGGTGACGCCACTCGGTGAGCGCAAGTGGATAAATAGAAACGTCTGCCACAGAGAAGATGAAAGGAGACCCGCAGCTAATGGCTCGGCAGTGATGCGCCAGGTGTGGGCCTCGCTCGAATGGGGAGGAGAGTGTGaaaacagagagacacacactgaGAGGGAGACACCCAGGCACAGGGGATGCAAATGGAATTCCGCGGGAGGAAAAGGGAGCTTAACGCGGCGAGTTCCGCAGGGGTTGCGGGACTCGGTAATTGAATACGCTtttgatatataaaaaaaaatttttttttattgtttgggcttttgttttcttaacttgGTGCCTTGTTCTAACACTGATGAGAAAATCCATAACTGCATTTTAGAAGTGTGAAGGCCGATTCCCAAGCCTTGCTTCTCTTATTATTACAACTGCCTGTCCCTGGTGAGCTAACCGCGCCGCGGctccaaagtctttttttttttttttttttttattaacaagCTACCGAAAAGCATATTCCCTCCCTCGCAAGTTGTCTGGACAGCTTGAGCCTGGggtcttctttcctccctcctcctcccagcccctacCCCCAGCTGTTTCCTTCCTCCTAGGAACCAAAAGGGAACTTTGCCATTTTTCTTCCTCAAGGGGCAAGAGATAAatatcttatatttttctttaaagacgGCTTTGGCTGCTGACTCCAAATGTtcgcttttttccccccatcgcCCCTCTCCCCATCTAGGTGACTGTAAGCTTTCCACAGCCCGGCTTGACCTCCAGATGGCTATTCAAGGAAGAAATCTCCCATTTGCTGGGGCCTCGCCTACACTTCAGGTATGTAGAGTGGGGGAGAGGTTCTAAGGGTGGCCTTGTTTCTTTCCTTGCCCATATTTTAATGTATTCGTTCAGAGTCAACGAATTCCCCCGGAAACAGGTTTTTGGGAGTTGAGAAGCTCTGGCAAATGAGGCTCCCACAGCGGCAGCGGCAAAGGCTCCTAGCTGGGAGAAGGTGCTGTTCTTACTGGGAGATTTGGGGCAGGGGTCGAGAAAGACCAGCATGCGGCACTGGGGTTCATGAAGGGTTGTCTCATGGGGTTCTCCCTAGTGCCCTGCCCCAGGGCTTTGGTCCCCTGCTCCAAAAGTGCATTGGGATTGAAGAGAGAGAAGGCATCGAAAATGACTGGAGTTCTCATCAGTCGTCGAAGACAGAGGGGGGcctccagggcagggctggggtgtgtgtgagtaGTGTTGAATGTCTTTGGGAACAGTCACCGGCTCCCTCTCAGGTCTGCTTCCAGGGGAGGTGGAACCCCATTAGGAAACTGCCCCCTTGCCAGTTTTGAGTGTGTTGGGGCTAGGTAGGCAGGCTGGGTCTCTCTCATTTTGCTGAGGCTAGAAGGCAGGCCCCTTCTTTGCTCTGCAACTGCTCCCACTCgactttctctgcccctttctctagCGCTAAGCTGACGGCTGCAAAAGGCTGCTTTGTCCCTCCTCCTTCTGTATGTTCCAAGACAAAGCCCCAActtctgaaattttaaagaaaagtccCCTTATCACTACgtatttttaactttatcttttttctctccttttcctttttctctttctcaactcttctccctcttccccccacccccccgccccgcctcaaTCCTCCTATCTGTGGGCTTCCAGAGGTGGTGTGGAAAGACAGAAGTTCCCTTCTTAAGTTCTGCCTTCCACATCTCCCCCGGCCCCTTACTTGATAAGAACAGCTCACTGACCTCCCTTTGGGGTCGGGTGTGCAGAGGGAACTGGAAGGGAATGTTTGCATAAACATTTCCAATCCCCCGGAACTCCCAGAGTCACCAGGTGCTGAGCAGTGCCGGCCCCAAAGTCCTGGAGAATATTTCAAAGGTGAGAGGAGCGATCCGGGTCAGAGCCCAGAGCCTTTTGCCCTGGCGGAGAGTTGTCCTAGGACTGGTGCCCTGTCCTCTCTAGCTGGTAGGCAGAGCCTGAGGGAACACCTGGCTTGCTCCTTCCTTCCTGTCAAAGTAGAGCCACCAGCGTTTGTGTTACATCTGCCACTATCCTTCACCTTCCTCTGGGCCCATCCAGCCCGGGGCCTGGGGCGCTCCCCCCACTCCTCCATTCTCCGCAGCCCTCGGCCAGCTCACAGCAGCCCCCCGCTGCGCTCACCTCTGCAAGGCCGGGTCCTCAGAGGGACTCCTGgctgcccgccccgcccccagcttTGCATTCAATGGGAGTGCTCTGTGTTTGATCCTCTTTTCCTCCGGGTTTTCCGTGTGAGATGAAAGCGGAGCAGGATTGAGAGATCAAGAGGTGCCACTTGCGTCTCCTTCCTGGGCCCGGCCCATCCAAGCCGGACTTCCCCTGGTGTCCCGGGAGGAAGGAGGCTTGAGCCCCGGGCTCAACCTCTCCCGGAGGGGGCCGCCTCTTCTGGGCTTCAGATCTGAAGCTTCAGGGACGCCTTCATCCCTCTCCCGACTTCTGCCTCCACTCTTTCAAAATGTCTCAATTTCCCCTGTCTTTAGGCGCCTAAGTTACCTCGGTGgcaggagaaaaatattttcctttttaaaccaaATATCACTTCTTCCAAAAGCATCTTTCATTAATATAAGAAGAGAGGTCTAATTTttaacaggaagaagaaaacaggaggagaCTCGATAAGAGCACTGTTTCTAGTTGGGGTTTTCTGGAGGGGCGTGTTGGGAGGgagtgtttgtttttggtttatagGGAGGCACTTTAATAGAGTGGTTATCACTGTATAATGGAGGTTATTCCCTATGCGGCAGAAGAAAGGTAAATTCACAGAGGGAATAAAACCCGTGCGTCGCCGAGGCCTGGGCGACCCCATAAAAGAGAGGGGGTGATAGCAGCCTAAGTGGGGTCCGACCCGGGCGCCCACCGCTTCTCACCTCCCGCGGCGGGAAAGACAACCCCCTCCTGTCTGCGGGCCTGCTGTCCCCTCCCCCGCTGGGATGGGGGGTTTAGGTCCAGCCGGCTCCTCTGGGATTGAAATTCTCCGGACTTCAAAAGCTCGCGGCCCCGCTTCCgccgggctgggctgggctgggctgggcagggggtgggtgggaacCCCGGGGAGGCGACGCGGAGATAAGATGCGCGGGTTGTGTTAAATGGAATCGGAAGCTGGGCCAGGGCCACCAGACGCGCCGATCCACAGGAGCCTCTTCGCTTCCCGAGAAAAGCCCGGCTCCGGAGAGCTGAGGCAGGGGGTAGGGAACGCCTCAGTGGCCAGCGGACCCGCTCGGAGCGATAGTCTGAAGCCCTGAGTATCTTCTCCAGCTAGATGCTGGCCCTCCTGGCAGCAGGCACGCGTTCCGTCCGAAAGGAAGGGTCGAGGAGACATGCGAAGAGGATTAGGATTCCGGAGCTGATTAGGCTACTTAAGTGTGGGCAAAATTTTAATCAAGAAGATGTTTTTGCTT
Coding sequences:
- the EVX1 gene encoding homeobox even-skipped homolog protein 1, translated to MESRKDMVMFLDGGQLGTLVGKRVSNLSEAVGSPLPEPPEKMVPRGCLSPRAGPPATRERGGGGLEEEPVDGLAGCAAGPGAESRAGGAAVLGPGPPAASADSLSGQGQPSSSDTESDFYEEIEVSCTPDCATGNAEYQHSKGPGSEALASSPNGSSETSKSNGSGGSQGTLACSASDQMRRYRTAFTREQIARLEKEFYRENYVSRPRRCELAAALNLPETTIKVWFQNRRMKDKRQRLAMTWPHPADPAFYTYMMSHAAAAGGLPYPFPSHLPLPYYSPVGLGAASAASAAASPFSGPLRPLDTFRVLSQPYPRPELLCAFRHPPLYPGPAHGLGTAAGGPCSCLACHGGPANGLAPRAAAAAASDFTCASTSRSDSFLTFAPSVLSKASSVALDQREEVPLTR